A portion of the Calliphora vicina chromosome 5, idCalVici1.1, whole genome shotgun sequence genome contains these proteins:
- the LOC135959562 gene encoding probable cytochrome P450 6a21, with translation MSILLILLIILLSLVLYLVNALRKHYKYWQNLGIDCDEPSWIFGSFKGAVTERTFLDIIQDHYYKYKNKGPFAGFYWFYRPAVFVTDMALIKQILIKDFNKFSDRGLFVNEEDDPLSGHLFNLEGHKWRIMRSKLSPTFTSGKMKFMFPTVVKVAQQLELAFAKIVEKDSKVEIRDIVSRYTTDVIGTCAFGLECNSLTDPQAKFHVMSKRALLENHLGNFGVAFRFSFPKLAKRLRMRDTVHEIEDFFMGIVKDTVKYREDNQVKRNDFMNLLLELKNNKVMKTEGGEDFTNLSLKEVAAQAFIFLVAGSDTSSTTMSFALYELALNQDIQEKARQEVNRVLELHNQEFSYECMSELKYLEQIIQETLRLYCPLPALNRVALEDYVVPGHPNFVIKKDMPVVIPAISIHRDEQYFPNPDKFNPENFSADQVALRDSVLYLPFGEGPRNCIGSRFGKMQIIIGLALLLKNFKFCACQETLIPMKYDKENFMVTPDGNLYLKATKV, from the exons atgtccattttattaatattattaattattttgctGTCATTAGTTTTGTATCTTGTAAACGCTTTGCGAAAACATTACAAATATTGGCAAAATTTGGGCATAGACTGTGATGAGCCCAGCTGGATATTTGGCAGCTTCAAGGGAGCTGTAACAGAGCGCACTTTCCTTGATATCATACAGGATCATtattacaaatacaaaaataaggGACCATTTGCGGGTTTCTATTGGTTCTATAGACCGGCGGTGTTTGTAACGGATATGGCTTTGATAAAACAGATATTGATAAaggatttcaataaattttcggATCGTGGTTTGTTTGTGAATGAAGAAGATGATCCTTTGTCTGGGCATCTGTTCAATTTGGAGGGTCACAAATGGCGTATAATGAGAAGTAAACTGTCGCCCACTTTTACCTCGggcaaaatgaaatttatgtttccCACTGTGGTTAAGGTGGCTCAGCAGCTGGAGCTGGCTTTTGCCAAAATTGTGGAAAAGGATAGCAAAGTAGAAATACGGGATATAGTGTCGCGTTATACTACCGATGTTATAGGTACTTGCGCCTTTGGTTTGGAGTGCAATAGCTTAACTGATCCCCAGGCCAAGTTTCATGTTATGAGTAAACGAGCTTTGCTGGAAAATCATTTGGGTAACTTTGGTGTGGCCTTTAGATTTAGCTTTCCAAAATTGGCTAAGCGCTTGCGCATGCGTGATACTGTGCATGAGATAGAAGACTTCTTTATGGGCATAGTTAAGGACACTGTAAAATATCGCGAGGATAATCAAGTGAAACGTAAtgattttatgaatttattgctggaactgaaaaataataaagttatGAAGACTGAAGGTGGCGAAGATTTTACCAATTTGTCGTTAAAAGAAGTAGCTGCCCAGGCTTTTATCTTTTTGGTAGCTGGCTCAGATACTTCATCCACCACCATGTCTTTTGCTTTGTATGAATTGGCCTTGAATCAAGATATTCAAGAGAAAGCTAGACAGGAAGTTAATCGTGTTCTAGAGTTACACAATCAGGAGTTTAGCTATGAGTGCATGAGCGaattgaaatatttggaacaaatTATACAAG aaACCCTTAGACTTTATTGTCCTTTACCCGCCTTAAATCGTGTAGCTTTGGAAGACTATGTGGTGCCTGGCCATCccaattttgtaattaaaaaagaCATGCCTGTTGTTATACCCGCCATTTCAATACATCGCGATGAACAATACTTCCCCAATCCTGATAAATTTAATCCCGAGAACTTTTCTGCCGATCAGGTGGCTCTTAGAGATTCTGTGTTGTATTTACCGTTTGGAGAAGGTCCCCGCAACTGCATTGGCAGTCGTTTTGGCAAAATGCAAATAATAATTGGCTTGGCTTtgctattgaaaaatttcaaattctgtGCCTGCCAGGAGACTCTGATACCTATGAAATATGACAAGGAAAATTTCATGGTTACACCCGATGGTAATTTATATTTGAAGGCCACTAAAGTGTAA
- the LOC135959837 gene encoding uncharacterized protein LOC135959837, with protein MFYLIVLIILVFIVWLKEHYSYWEKRNVPFEKPTYFVGNMRGIGRQYHWKDINQRIYRTFKNTTPVAGFYTFLTRAAFILDLDLIKQIMIKDFQSFSERNLFHNERDDPLTGNLLFLDGEKWRVLRHKVSPVFTTGKMRYMFPTVVQVGEKLPAACEKFIEDCGGILEAKDLCARYTTDVIGTCAFGLECNSLIDPQAEFRQMGRTIFEKPRHKGFIQAFMFTNPSLARKLRMKTFRDDVSAFFMQAVRETVEFRQKNHIKRNDFLDMLIEMKEQRDELIKSGQKVDENDLTSGLNIEQLAAQVMVFFLAGFDTSSTTMSFCLYELALNQKVQDQLRQEILDVLAQHDNQITYESIKEMKYLDMVISETLRKYSVTPHLVRKCVKDFQIPNTNIVLEKGLRIIIPLDSIHNDPDYYPEPDNFQPERFLPEQVQKRHPCAYMPFGDGPRNCIGMRFGKMQAQIGLISLLSKFRFDRCATTQIPLRISKLNFLVGTESGIHLKVEKLMIFEFLIICLLAIVAYLYNVLRQRYNYWQKLEIAYEEPTFLLGNVTGIGSRRAFVEVWQQFYDKFKNTGPFAGFYWFFKPAAFVYDPALLKLILIKDFSNFVDRGLYVNEEDDPLSGMLFNLEGNKWRHMRNKLSPTFTSGKMKTMFPIIINISEEFVKVFDKAVDDSEIIEVSDLMARFTTDVIGSCAFGLEMSSLRDPNNKFRMMGRKSIVEQRYGRLGIAFRNSFPKLAKRLHMKDTLQEVEDFFMGIVKETVRYREENNIRRNDFMDMLIDLKNNKLMKSETGEEMTNLTLEEIAAQAFVFLVAGFETSSTTMGFALYELAQHEDIQQKAREQVIQVLEQHNQEFSYEAMKEMVYLDQIIAETLRLYTVLPLISRQALEDYPVPGQPKFVIKKDMLVLIPSGAIHRDERYYPNPNVFNPDNFSAEKVAQRDSVLYLPFGDGPRNCIGMRFGKMQALVGLAVLLKHFKFTVCEKTQIPLTYDKNNFLCSSERGLHLKVTKL; from the exons ATGTTCTATCTGATAGTTTTAATAATCCTTGTATTTATTGTTTGGCTAAAAGAACACTATTCATATTGGGAGAAACGTAATGTGCCATTTGAAAAGCCCACATATTTTGTGGGCAATATGCGGGGCATAGGTCGTCAGTATCATTGGAAAGATATAAATCAACGTATTTatagaacatttaaaaacactACACCTGTAGCTGGATTTTATACATTTCTTACCAGAGCAGCATTTATTTTGGATTTAGATTTGATTAAACAGATAATGATCAAAGATTTTCAAAGTTTTAGTGAGAGAAACTTGTTTCACAATGAACGTGATGATCCGCTGACGGGCAATCTATTGTTTTTGGATGGTGAAAAATGGCGGGTGTTGAGGCACAAAGTTTCACCAGTATTTACTACGGGTAAAATGAGATATATGTTTCCCACAGTGGTGCAAGTGGGAGAGAAACTGCCGGCCGCCTGTGAGAAATTTATAGAGGATTGTGGAGGCATACTGGAGGCGAAAGATCTGTGTGCCCGTTATACCACCGATGTTATAGGCACTTGTGCCTTTGGTCTGGAATGCAACAGTTTGATAGATCCTCAGGCTGAATTTAGACAAATGGGTAGAACGATATTTGAGAAGCCACGACATAAGGGTTTCATACAGGCATTTATGTTTACCAATCCCTCACTGGCCAGAAAGCTGCGAATGAAAACTTTCCGTGATGATGTAAGTGCGTTCTTTATGCAAGCCGTTAGAGAAACAGTGGAGTTTAGGCAAAAGAATCACATCAAACGTAATGATTTCTTGGACATGCTAATAGAAATGAAAGAACAACGTGATGAATTAATAAAATCTGGCCAAAAAGTGGATGAAAATGATTTAACCAGTGGTTTGAATATAGAACAATTGGCCGCCCAGGTTATGGTGTTCTTTTTGGCTGGTTTTGATACCTCCTCCACCACCATGTCATTTTGTCTATACGAATTGGCTCTTAATCAGAAAGTTCAAGATCAATTAAGGCAAGAAATTTTAGATGTGTTGGCTCAACATGATAATCAAATAACCTATGAGAGTATCAaggaaatgaaatatttggatatgGTAATATCAG AAACCCTGCGCAAATACTCTGTTACCCCTCATTTGGTGCGCAAATGTGTTAAAGATTTCCAAATACCCAATACCAATATAGTGCTGGAGAAGGGTCTACGCATTATTATACCCTTAGACAGCATACACAATGATCCCGACTATTATCCCGAGCCAGATAACTTCCAGCCCGAACGTTTTCTACCCGAGCAGGTGCAAAAGAGGCATCCTTGTGCCTATATGCCTTTCGGTGATGGTCCCCGCAATTGCATAGGCATGCGTTTTGGTAAAATGCAGGCCCAAATTGGTTTAATTTCTCTCTTGAGTAAATTTCGTTTTGATCGCTGTGCTACGACTCAAATACCATTACGTATTTCAAAGTTAAATTTTCTGGTGGGCACTGAGAGTGGCATACACTTGAAAGTGGAAAAATTG atgatttttgaatttctaattatatGTTTGTTGGCCATAGTGGCTTATTTGTATAATGTATTACGTCAACGTTATAATTATTGGCAAAAACTGGAGATAGCCTATGAAGAGCCTACATTTTTACTGGGCAATGTAACGGGCATAGGCTCCCGACGTGCGTTCGTCGAGGTGTGGCAAcaattttatgataaatttaaGAATACGGGACCTTTTGCgggattttattggtttttcaAACCGGCGGCGTTTGTGTACGATCCTGctcttttgaaattgattttgatCAAGGATTTTTCCAACTTTGTGGATCGTGGTTTGTATGTGAATGAGGAAGATGATCCTTTGTCCGGTATGCTGTTCAATTTGGAGGGCAACAAGTGGCGTCATATGCGCAATAAGTTATCGCCTACCTTCACTTCGGGTAAAATGAAGACCATGTTTCCCATTATTATCAATATTAGTGAAGAATTTGTGAAGGTGTTTGACAAGGCCGTGGATGACAGTGAAATAATCGAGGTGAGTGATTTGATGGCCCGTTTTACCACAGATGTCATAGGCAGCTGTGCCTTTGGCTTGGAAATGAGCAGTTTAAGGGATCCCAATAATAAGTTTCGCATGATGGGCCGCAAATCCATAGTGGAGCAACGCTATGGCCGTTTGGGTATTGCCTTCCGCAACAGTTTTCCTAAATTGGCCAAGCGTTTACATATGAAGGATACATTGCAAGAGGTGGAGGACTTTTTCATGGGTATTGTTAAGGAAACGGTGCGCTATAGGGAAGAAAATAATATTAGACGCAATGATTTCATGGACATGTTAATCGATTTGAAAAATAACAAGCTAATGAAATCGGAAACGGGTGAGGAGATGACTAATCTAACGCTGGAGGAAATTGCTGCCCAGGCTTTTGTGTTTTTGGTGGCAGGCTTTGAAACTTCTTCGACCACCATGGGTTTTGCTCTCTATGAACTGGCTCAGCATGAGGATATCCAGCAGAAAGCCAGAGAGCAAGTTATACAAGTTTTAGAGCAACACAATCAGGAATTTTCGTATGAAGCCATGAAGGAAATGGTGTATTTGGATCAAATTATAGCAG aaACTCTACGTTTATATACCGTTTTACCCTTAATATCGCGCCAAGCCTTGGAGGATTACCCAGTGCCTGGTCAACCCAAGTTTGTGATTAAAAAAGACATGTTAGTTTTAATACCATCTGGTGCCATTCACCGTGATGAGCGTTACTATCCCAATCCAAATGTTTTCAATCCCGACAATTTCTCCGCCGAAAAGGTGGCCCAACGTGATTCCGTGCTATACTTGCCTTTCGGAGATGGCCCACGCAATTGCATTGGCATGAGATTTGGCAAAATGCAGGCATTAGTGGGTTTGGCGGTTCTCTTGAAGCATTTCAAATTTACGGTGTGTGAGAAGACTCAAATTCCCCTGACATAcgataaaaataactttttatgcAGTTCGGAGCGGGGATTGCATTTAAAAGTCACTAAGCTGtag
- the LOC135959559 gene encoding cytochrome P450 6a9-like has product MSLLSFLLTTVSGLLIALFLHLRRKLTYWQMLGVKCEEPHFILGNLRGLQTSRGFHEIWQDYYDKFRGSGPFAGFYWFYKPAVFALEPQLIKNILIKDFQHFTDRGFYHNEKDDPLSGQLFLLDGLKWKNMRNKLSPTFTSGKMKFMFPTVIRVGEEFIEVFDKMMKEQQNIVEVKELLARFTTDVIGTCAFGIECSSLKDPNAEFRVMGRKALVEQRHNRLVIAFMASFIDLARKLHLKQTPDEIEQFFMRIVRETVEYREQNNIRRNDFMDMLIDLKNKKLVKTEHGDELTNLTIEEIAAQAFVFFNAGFETSSTTMGFALYELAQNEEVQEKARQEVLRNLEKHNQQFTYECMKDMTYVEQIMAETLRLYTVLPVLNRSCLEDYAVPGHPDFVIKKGMPIIIPIGAIHRDEKYYPEPLKFNPDNFSADKVAQRDSILWLPFGEGPRNCIGLRFGKMQTIIGLAMLLKNFKFSVCSETEIPLTLSKKSFLLSTEKGIYLKVTKV; this is encoded by the exons ATGTCGCTGTTATCTTTTCTTTTAACAACTGTCAGCGGTCTGCTAATCGCTCTATTTCTACACTTACGCAGAAAGCTGACCTACTGGCAAATGTTGGGGGTGAAGTGTGAGGAGCCTCACTTTATACTGGGCAATTTAAGAGGTTTGCAAACCAGCAGGGGTTTCCATGAAATCTGGCAAGATTATTATGATAAATTCCGGGGTAGCGGACCATTTGCGggattttattggttttacaAACCAGCCGTATTTGCATTGGAGCCGcagttaataaaaaatattttaataaaagacTTTCAACATTTCACCGATCGAGGTTTCTATCACAATGAAAAAGATGATCCCTTATCGGGGCAACTGTTCCTGTTGGATGGCTTGAAGTGGAAGAATATGAGAAATAAATTATCGCCCACCTTTACCTCGGGTAAAATGAAGTTTATGTTTCCCACGGTCATTAGGGTGGGTGAGGAGTTCATAGAGGTTTTCGATAAAATGATGAAGGAACAGCAAAATATTGTGGAGGTTAAGGAATTACTGGCCAGATTTACCACAGATGTTATAGGCACTTGTGCTTTTGGCATTGAATGCAGCAGTTTGAAAGATCCAAATGCTGAGTTTAGAGTGATGGGCCGTAAGGCTTTGGTGGAGCAGCGCCACAATCGTTTGGTTATTGCCTTTATGGCCAGTTTTATAGATTTGGCTCGCAAGTTGCATCTCAAACAAACGCCAGATGAAATAGAACAGTTTTTCATGCGCATTGTTAGAGAAACAGTGGAGTATAGAGAACAGAATAATATACGGCGTAATGATTTCATGGATATGTTGATTGatttgaaaaataagaaattggTTAAAACGGAACATGGTGATGAGCTGACCAATTTGACTATAGAGGAAATTGCCGCTCAAGCTTTTGTGTTCTTTAATGCGGGCTTTGAGACTTCGTCAACGACCATGGGTTTTGCTCTGTATGAATTGGCTCAAAATGAGGAGGTGCAGGAAAAAGCTCGCCAGGAGGTATTGAGGAATTTGGAAAAGCATAATCAGCAGTTTACCTATGAGTGCATGAAGGATATGACCTATGTGGAGCAAATAATGGCAG AAACCCTTCGCCTCTACACGGTTCTACCCGTACTCAATCGCTCGTGCTTGGAAGACTATGCAGTACCCGGTCATCCCGATTTTGTGATTAAGAAAGGCATGCCCATTATAATACCCATTGGTGCCATACATCGTGATGAGAAATATTATCCCGAGCCCCTTAAATTCAATCCCGATAACTTCTCTGCAGACAAGGTGGCCCAAAGAGATTCGATATTGTGGCTGCCCTTTGGCGAAGGACCACGCAATTGCATTGGTTTGCGTTTTGGTAAAATGCAAACAATTATTGGTTTGGCTATGCTCTTaaagaatttcaaattttcCGTGTGCTCTGAAACTGAAATTCCCTTAACTCTtagtaaaaaaagttttcttttgagcaccgaaaagggtatatatctgAAGGTTACTAAAGTGTAA